A genomic stretch from Festucalex cinctus isolate MCC-2025b chromosome 13, RoL_Fcin_1.0, whole genome shotgun sequence includes:
- the LOC144033092 gene encoding uncharacterized protein LOC144033092, whose product MDEPAASRDNPSKKKRKNDSSTDTDDLATADVSAASDNKAFYKADGVERSLYRPLKLRKENMRSEKVIFTICTFAIIAISAFPLHRDTREESWTDSEANQAHPKSKITKEADKIYKSHIDDSGLYNHEEEYNKNPVSEEMQRKIAVESERLRARLRQELAELRERLAPPSAHLTSTLASMRELLAPLTQQLHNNTHDLCHQLHGLDPDPVVHQGVTQMLEQSASKLADILADFMAKTERPWEMSESEAGNTGIWQGFSSRLGWEVTSLKAEAQNRLERLKAELTEQPLKATMERFCQNSAQQNQAFQARIEKLFTSMEEELEVQLSPSHSEHSTGSLQEDFSVKLSTLIQDILHSVQ is encoded by the exons atggatgagccggcggccagtcgggataatccttcgaaaaaaaaaaggaaaaatgactcgtcaacagacacggacgatttagcaaccgccgacgtatcg GCGGCATCTGATAACAAGGCCTTTTATAAGGCGGACGGTGTGGAGAGGTCGCTCTATAGACCCTTGAAGCTCAG aaaagaaaacatgcgTTCAGAAAAAGTGATCTTCACCATTTGCACCTTTGCAATCATTGCAATTTCAG CTTTCCCACTCCATCGTGACACCAGAGAGGAGAGCTGGACTGATTCTGAGGCCAATCAGGCTCATCCCAAGTCAAAAATCACAAAAGAGGCAGA TAAAATCTACAAGAGTCACATCGACGACAGCGGCCTCTACAACCATGAAGAAGAGTACAACAAGAACCCAGTGTCGGAAGAGATGCAGCGCAAGATCGCCGTGGAGTCGGAGCGCCTTCGAGCCCGTCTGCGCCAGGAGCTGGCTGAACTTAGGGAGAGGCTGGCTCCGCCCTCAGCCCACCTCACCTCCACGCTGGCCAGCATGAGGGAACTCTTGGCCCCGCTCACCCAGCAGCTCCACAACAACACCCACGATCTGTGCCACCAGCTCCACGGTCTGGACCCGGATCCGGTCGTCCACCAGGGGGTGACACAAATGCTGGAGCAGAGTGCCTCCAAACTGGCTGACATCCTGGCTGACTTCATGGCTAAAACGGAACGCCCGTGGGAGATGAGCGAGTCAGAGGCGGGTAATACGGGAATCTGGCAGGGATTTAGTTCGAGGCTAGGATGGGAAGTGACTTCACTGAAGGCGGAGGCACAGAATCGTTTGGAGCGTCTTAAAGCGGAGCTCACCGAACAGCCTCTCAAGGCCACGATGGAGCGCTTCTGCCAGAATTCCGCACAGCAAAACCAAGCCTTCCAGGCCAGGATCGAGAAGCTATTCACATCAATGGAGGAGGAGCTGGAAGTCCAGCTCAGTCCTTCTCACTCTGAACATTCTACTGGCTCGTTGCAGGAGGACTTCTCCGTCAAACTGTCCACTCTCATCCAAGACATTTTGCATTCAGTGCAGTGA